From Pongo pygmaeus isolate AG05252 chromosome 2, NHGRI_mPonPyg2-v2.0_pri, whole genome shotgun sequence, a single genomic window includes:
- the RPL39L gene encoding ribosomal protein eL39-like 2: MSSHKTFTIKRFLAKKQKQNRPIPQWIQMKPGNKIRHNSKRRHWRRTKLGL; encoded by the coding sequence ATGTCTTCTCACAAGACTTTCACCATTAAGCGATTCCTGgccaagaaacaaaagcaaaatcgtCCCATCCCCCAGTGGATTCAGATGAAACCTGGTAATAAAATCAGGCACAACTCCAAAAGGAGGCATTGGAGAAGAACCAAGCTGGGTCTGTAA